The DNA segment CTCGCTCTTCACCCTCTCAAGCGGCTCCTTCGCCCTCGGGTCGGCGAGAGTCCCGAGCGAGAGGGCTGCCTGCGACCGGACGAACTCGTCCGGGTCGGCGAGCGCCCGGATCAACCCGTCGACGTCCCGGGCATCCCGCATGGTATCGACCTCATCGATTGTCGGCATAGCAGTCTCCTGGTCGTTTCGCGTAGACGTCCCGGGAATATATATGCCTTACCGGGTGCAGGCTACGATTCGCGGGACCTCCCCTCCGCCGA comes from the Methanoculleus marisnigri JR1 genome and includes:
- a CDS encoding HEAT repeat domain-containing protein; this translates as MPTIDEVDTMRDARDVDGLIRALADPDEFVRSQAALSLGTLADPRAKEPLERVKSEDPSASVREAAATAYKWVVGRLREIEAAR